One stretch of Armigeres subalbatus isolate Guangzhou_Male chromosome 2, GZ_Asu_2, whole genome shotgun sequence DNA includes these proteins:
- the LOC134217946 gene encoding U2 snRNP-associated SURP motif-containing protein, with product MKKIAEQKLQAFTVGTMGKRQLSRKELEEQKKREDEAAAAHAFKEFVETFQEAPSKIGKVWVKAGTYDAGSRKEDVRDKGKLYKPSAKLEVEQENTNEYIKMMTAEGKKELAANKKKSQEKKKSNLELFKEELRQIQEEREERHKYKHIAKSMMPQSASDPDPVYKETESGSFDNGDPNTTNLYLGNLNPKISEQELMELFGKYGPLASIKIMWPRSEEERARGRNCGFVAYMSRRDAERALRALNGKEVMNYLMKLGWGKSVPIMTHPIYIPPALVAYTLPPPPSGLPFNAQPNPSDVDNIPKMTSKMYMEEPEMKEKMDEVLSKALVKVVIPTERPLLMLIHRMVEFVIREGPMFEALIMTREMDNPMYKFLFENESPAHIYYRWKLFSLLQGDTASDWRTKEFRMFKGGSIWKPPPINFYTQGMPDELLADDEDLEANKGNLSIAQRDRLEDLIRHLSPERQRIADAMIFCIEHADAAEEICECITESLARNETLVKKKIARIYLISDILHNCSVKVQNASFFRKALEKNLMDVFKNLNSYHMQLDSRLKAEGFKTRVMNVFKAWEEWAVYPKEFLTKLQHTFLGITIVEKQEEEPEEENEDEDLDGVPLDGAALLKSAMLKGIAEPDTRTPILKQGIYSDEEDIDGMPMDDDIDGIPMDGNQSAGGAEIDSDGGLAKGKGGFIPSKWETVDASQVEAQAITTSKWDTLDPVAPAPPQISMGSDSDDEQGNGKGDEEARRLRLREIEVKIVQYQDEFESGARQVRVGWTVAEEISHYRRKLIKKAEKELRQQQLQQQQQLQQQSMDDSDEDTDEYERSTSSKKQSKRSSSPDVPKKHKKTRRSPSTEYVREVSSKSSRRSRSPIYATSSRSKRETSLSPLRSSKTASSRHRLSRSISRSPSRRHHSERSLSPATRSKYDLLESPARVSSSAAKYDKYESTSSSKYDKYESVSSASKYDARLYEDRSSSKYDKYDKYEGSSSSKHEREREREREREREREKERERERERERELRERERERELRDRERERDHLRERDRDRDRMYVSSSSGSSKYDIVSSKYEDDARRYRSPSPSRLASRDTYSRYASAGSGSARAEKHKKHKY from the exons ATGAAG AAAATCGCAGAGCAGAAGCTCCAGGCGTTCACCGTTGGAACGATGGGAAAGCGGCAGCTAAGCCGCAAGGAGCTGGAAGAGCAGAAAAAACGCGAGGACGAAGCGGCAGCCGCACAC GCGTTCAAAGAGTTTGTTGAAACCTTCCAAGAAGCTCCCTCCAAGATTGGAAAGGTTTGGGTGAAGGCCGGAACGTACGATGCCGGATCGAGAA AGGAAGATGTGCGTGACAAGGGAAAACTGTACAAGCCCTCCGCCAAGTTGGAAGTTGAGCAGGAAAATACCAACGAATACATCAAAATGATGACCGCCGAAGGCAAGAAGGAACTGGCGGCGAACAAAAAGAAAAGTCAGGAGaagaaaaagagcaatctgGAGCTATTCAAGGAGGAACTCCGACAGATACAGGAGGAGCGCGAGGAGAGGCACAAGTACAAACACATTGCGAAATCAATGATGCCACAGTCCGCATCTGATCCGGATCCGGTTTATAAGGAAACCGAATCGGGTTCATTCGACAACGGTGATCCGAACACAACTAATCTTTATCTGGGCAATTTAAATCCAAAG ATATCAGAACAAGAGTTGATGGAACTGTTTGGTAAGTACGGTCCATTGGCTAGTATCAAGATTATGTGGCCACGTTCGGAGGAAGAACGTGCTCGGGGACGGAACTGTGGCTTCGTAGCGTACATGAGTCGCCGGGATGCGGAGCGAGCATTGAGGGCATTGAATGGAAAAGAAGTGATGAACTATTTGATGAAGCTTGGTTGGGGCAAATCAGTACCGATAATGACCCATCCCATCTACATTCCACCGGCACTGGTAGCCTACACGTTGCCACCACCGCCGTCTGGACTTCCATTCAATGCACAGCCAAACCCTTCGGATGTGGACAATATTCCAAAAATGACCTCCAAAATGTACATGGAGGAACCGGAGATGAAGGAAAAAATGGACGAGGTGCTTTCCAAAGCTTTGGTGAAAGTGGTTATCCCGACAGAGCGACCTCTGCTTATGCTAATCCATCGGATGGTAGAATTTGTGATCCGCGAAGGGCCTATGTTCGAGGCGTTGATAATGACCCGCGAAATGGATAATCCAATGTACAAATTTCTGTTCGAGAATGAAAGCCCAGCCCACATCTACTATCGGTGGAAGCTATTCTCGTTGCTTCAGGGCGACACTGCATCGGATTGGAGAACAAAAGAGTTCCGAATGTTCAAGGGTGGTTCGATTTGGAAACCGCCACCGATTAATTTCTACACCCAAGGAATGCCGGACGAACTGCTGGCCGATGATGAAGACCTAGAGGCCAACAAGGGCAATCTATCGATTGC CCAACGCGATCGCCTGGAGGATCTCATTCGCCATTTAAGCCCGGAGAGGCAGCGGATTGCCGACGCGATGATCTTCTGCATTGAGCACGCGGATGCGGCTGAGGAGATTTGCGAATGCATCACCGAATCGTTGGCCAGAAATGAGACGCTCGTCAAGAAGAAAATCGCTCGCATCTATCTGATCTCGGATATTCTGCACAACTGCAGCGTCAAGGTGCAGAATGCGAGTTTCTTCCGGAAAGC attggAGAAAAATTTGATGGATGtcttcaaaaacttgaacagcTATCACATGCAGCTGGACAGTCGTCTCAAAGCAGAGGGATTCAAAACCCGCGTGATGAACGTTTTCAAGGCATGGGAGGAGTGGGCAGTTTATCCGAAAGAGTTTCTCACAAAGCTTCAGCATACGTTCCTTGGCATTACTATT GTCgaaaaacaagaagaagaaccaGAGGAGGAAAACGAAGACGAAGATCTGGATGGCGTTCCGCTGGACGGTGCTGCCTTGTTGAAATCGGCCATGCTAAAGGGAATTGCCGAACCGGACACGCGAACTCCCATCCTGAAGCAGGGAATCTACAGCGACGAAGAGGACATCGATGGTATGCCAATGGACGACGATATTGATGGCATTCCGATGGACGGCAATCAGTCCGCTGGGGGAGCCGAAATAGATTCGGATGGAGGACTTGCCAAAGGGAAGGGCGGCTTTATTCCTTCCAAATGGGAAACGGTTGACGCATCACAGGTCGAAGCTCAGGCCATCACGACCAGCAAGTGGGATACGCTTGATCCGGTTGCTCCGGCCCCTCCGCAAATTTCGATGGGAAGCGATTCGGACGATGAACAGGGAAATGGCAAGGG tgATGAAGAAGCTCGTCGTTTACGCCTTCGTGAGATTGAAGTGAAAATTGTGCAGTACCAAGACGAATTCGAGTCGGGCGCTCGGCAAGTGCGCGTTGGATGGACCgttgccgaagaaatttcacACTATCGACGGAAGTTGATCAAAAAGGCTGAAAAAGAACTCCGCCAGCAGCAGCtccaacaacagcagcaactACAACAACAAAGTATGGATGACAGCGATGAAGACACGGATGAGTACGAGCGAAGCACCAGTTCAAAAAAGCAGTCCAAACGAAGCTCTAGTCCTGATGT TCCCAAAAAGCACAAGAAGACCCGCAGATCACCATCCACGGAATACGTCCGCGAGGTTTCATCGAAGTCCTCAAGAAGATCCCGATCGCCAATATACGCAACCAGCAGCCGTAGCAAACGAGAAACTTCCCTCTCGCCGCTGCGCAGCAGCAAAACGGCATCCAGTAGACACCGTTTGTCCAGAAGCATTTCGCGCTCCCCATCTCGGAGACATCACTCGGAGCGTTCGCTCTCACCGGCCACCCGCAGCAAGTACGACCTACTCGAATCACCTGCTCGTGTTTCGAGTTCCGCAGCCAAGTACGATAAATACGAGAGTACGAGCAGCTCCAAGTATGACAAGTACGAATCTGTCTCATCTGCGTCCAAGTACGACGCCCGGCTGTATGAGGACCGATCGAGCAGCAAATACGACAAGTACGACAAATATGAGGGCTCTTCTTCGAGCAAGCACGAGAGGGAACGGGAACGAGAACGTGAACGAGAGCGCGAACGGGAGAAGGAACGGGAGCGGGAACGAGAAAGAGAACGGGAATTGCGAGAGCGAGAACGGGAGCGAGAGCTACGAGACCGAGAAAGGGAACGGGATCATCTGCGGGAGCGTGATCGTGATCGGGATCGGATGTATGTGAGCAGCAGCAGTGGCAGTAGCAAGTATGATATTGTAAGTTCAAAGTACGAGGACGATGCCCGGAGATATCG TTCACCTTCACCAAGTCGACTCGCCTCCCGGGATACTTATTCCCGCTATGCTAGCGCAGGCAGTGGAAGTGCACGAGCGGAGAAACACAAGAAACACAAGTACTAA